TCCGCGGCCTACAGCTTTTCGGGAAACATCTTCAGTCCAACTACATGGACGAAGGAGTTACAGGAAATCCGGGATCGTATTTCTCCCATAAGCGGCAGCGTTTTCAACAGCGTTTTATTGAATCTGTACCGCAGCGGCAGTGATTCTATGGGATGGCATGCAGATGATGAACCGGAGCTGGGCAATCAACCAGTGATTGCATCTGTAAATTTCGGCGCCACGAGGCGTTTCATGCTGCGCTACAAAACAGATCACCAACTGAAGTACGAACTCGCGTTGCAACACGGCTCGCTGCTGATAATGAAAGGAAAATTACAGGAATACTGGGAACACCAGGTTCCTAAAACAACAAAAATAGCAGACAAACGGATCAACCTTACTTTCCGACTTATCCACCCTTAAAAAGAATGCATTTACTATGAAAAACCTTGTTTTGTTGATCGGAAATGACATTAATAATATTTCCAGTGGTCAGAGCTGGAAAGACCTGCTGCAGGACATTATCAACTTCTGTCATGCAGGAGAGTTTGTGGAACTGGATGATAAAAAACCTTTTCCATTATTGTATGAAGAAATTTTTCTGACGGCAGCCAAACATAACCGGATCAGGGAAAAAGACCTCAAGTCCTTTATAGCAATAAAAGTGGCGGAGATCAAAGCCAATCAGCTGCATCAGGCGATCCGGGAACTGGCGCCCGCACATATTCTGACCACTAACTACGAATTCACGCTGGAAGGCCGTATTCCGCTGGAGAATACCAGTATTATCAAAGAAAAATTCTATAGTATTTTCCGGTGCTATGAAGTAGACAACATTCGTTATTGGCATGTACATGGCGATTGCCTGAACCCGATGAGTATCAACCTTGGGTTTGAGCACTATGGCGGCCAGTTACAGCTGATGCGTAACTATGTGGTCAGCGGTACGGTATATACCTCCCGGGAAGTACCTAAACCTTCGTTGCTGAGACGTATACATTCCAGGGAAGTTTATTTTCATTCCTGGATCGATCTCTTCTTCACGAACGATATCCACATCTTCGGCTTGTCGCTCGATTTCGTGGAAACAGACCTCTGGTGGTTGCTGACTTACAGAGCCCGGCAGAAATTCCATCATAAAAATGTTCCTGTTCCCAACAAGATATTCTATTACATTCCGGAGGAATATGTAACTGCCTCCAGATTCAAATTGGATTTACTGATCGCAAATGACGTTACGGTGATCAGCTTACCCGGCAAAGACAAGCTGGCTTACTATGAATCTATCATCAAACGTTTGGAGAAATCGTCTCAAACAGCCACCCATGGCCATGCTAATTAATTAACATTTTATAAAACGGGTATGGCAGCGTTTTTGCAAAACACTGCGAATTCTAACAAAAAGTAAAACCGTTTGGCTGCTTTTGTTGTTAACTATTAAAATCTATATTTTATGTTATTTGAATTAGCAATTTCCCTGGCCACCACTTTCTTATCACCTGTACAAAGCAAACCTCAAACCGCCAAAACACAGGTTATATATGTGAAGGAATCTAAGGAGCCCTGCACTGGAGTTGCGCCGATGGAGTGCTTGCAGGTAAAAGGAGTAAATGACAAAGAATGGTCTAATTTATACACCGATATCAAAGGATTTAAATACACTCCGGGATACCGTTATAAGCTGAGAGTAAGGGTCACCACCATTAAAAACCCTCCAGCTGATGGATCTTCCATGAAATATACTTTAGCCAGAGTGCTGGAAAAGAAGAAGATCAGCAACAGCAGCAACTTTGCCGCCATTGAGGGCAAGAAATGGGTACTGACAAAAATGGATGGTGCTGCTATCCCTGGTGGTCGTATCTGGATAGCATTTGATGCTGCTCAGAAACGCGTGCATGGCAAAAGTGGCTGTAACGCTATGACTGGAGGGTATACAATTAGCGGCAGCAATATCACTTTTTCCAGGCCGGCAGGTACGCTGATGGCTTGTGCAGAAGATGTGATGAAACAGGAAGGCGCTTTCCTCGAACACATCGGCGACAAAACACTTAAATACAGCGTTTCCGGTAATACTGTAAGCCTTAGTGATAAAGGGAAAACCGTCATGCAATTCGAACTGCAGGAAAACAGTGATGAAGCAAATGCCAATACAATAGATCAGAAATTATGGGCATTCATTGCCAGCAAAAAATGGAATGTCATTAAACTGAACGATGAAACACTGACCAATGGCGGCATTTGGGTGGAATTTGACACCGATAAACAACGCTTCCATGGTAAAGGCGGTTGTAACAGTATTTCAGGCAGCTACAGTACGGCTAAGGAAGATATCAAATTCGGTCCAGCCATCAGTACGCGTATGGCCTGCGTGGATGCAGATGTAATGCGTCGCGAAAATACTTTCCTGAAACTGCTCAGCGAAAATACCTACCGCTATGATGTGGCAGATCAGACGCTGAACCTTTATAAAGATGGGAAAATAGTAGTGATGTTTGGTATGCAGAATAAACAATAAATAATTCCTCTGAATATAATTGTAGCGACCGCAGGATCATCTGATCTCCGGTCGCCACAATATTTTAAAGCGTTGTTATCGTTGCATTATTGTGTTATTACCGGGGTATTAACGCTGTTGGTAACTACTGGGGCTTTCGCCTGAAAACTCACGGAATTCGCGTGTAAGATGTGCGTGATCATAGTATCCGTTGCCCAGTGCCAGCGACAGGAACCGCTCTCCTACTCCGGCTTTCAGCTGCCTGCGGATATTGATAAACCGTATTATACATGCAAATGTTTTAGGAGATATTCCAACTGCCTGCAGGAAATGGCGCTCAAAACTACGTTGGCTCATATATGTTTGTTCGCCAAGCGTGGCAACAGCTATATTTCCTTTCTGCCGGGTGATTAATGATAATCCCTGCTGTATGCTCCCCGCCACTGCACCTGTTGCCGGTAGCCGCTCCAACAAAAAATGCTCTATTTTGCTGATCTTTTCAGGCAGCGTTGTATTACTCTCCGGCAAAAATGCCAGCTGTTGCTGCCATGTAGCCTCCATCGCCGGGAGCATCAAATGCTGATCGGTAAGCTGTTGCATCGGCACGCGGGTAAACGCATGCAATCCTCCCGGTTTAAAACGGATTCCTAACATAATAGTACCGGGCGCAGCAACAACATCCCGGAAGGTAGTCATCGTACCTACTACAAAAGCAGCCCCGGGAGCCAGATTTTCTTCCAGCCCATCCATCACTATGGTATCTTCACCTATATTAAAAATAATATCCGCACAGGTATCGGGCAGGATGCGTACTTGTTCTGATCCTGTAGCTTCCGAAATCCAGTAGGCATCTACATAGGCCGCCAGCAGCGGATGTGGTCGGAATGTCTTATACATCTGCCTGTTATTAGTTGCCACAAATTACGAAATGGCATGCAGATACAGACAGATAAAAATCTGCCTGTGCCTGCTGCCATTGTCGTTACACTAAAGATTATTTCACCGCTATCAGATTCGGATTATAAGCAAACAACATAGCGTTGGATGAATTATCTCCAACAGCCACTACCACAGTTACGGTAGCCGTTTTCTGCAGCTGAGCCGGAACCTGTACCAGCAACGACCTGGAATCTGCGCGCAACACCTGCGCCGGCACATCGCCGAAGGTTACTTTATTTTGTGTTTTGTTTTCACTGAAGCCGTGGCCTTTGATAACCAGGAAATTACCTGCATGGCCTTGTACGACGGTCATTTCATTGGATGATTCTTTTGCATCCGGTGCACAGCCCATCATCATTGTCATGAACAATACCTGGGATAGCACAAACATTTTAAACTGTTTCATTTTGATTTTTCTTTTGGGGAGGGTAACAAGCCCTTTATGATTAACAAATTACCGGGGTTAACGCTATCGCTATTGCAACTCCTATCAGCAATAGCATATATTCGGTATACAAACGGCTGCAAAGTTACAACCATTCTTCCAAAAAAAAGAAAGTTGTGTCAAAAAATATTTGTACTACGCAAACGGATATATGAATGCTGCCACATTATTTTTTCAGCAGCAACGCTTTATTATATTCATAGTTCATACGGGCAATATGCAGTACGGAAATTTGTTGCGGGCACTCCGCCTCACAGGCTTCTGTATTGCTGCAATGTCCGAATCCTTCTTTGTCCATCTGATCTACCATATGCATCACTCTGGTACGGGCTTCTATCTTTCCCTGCGGGATTTGCACGAGGTGTGAGATCTTTGCGCTGGTAAATAACGCCGCACTCGAATTCTTACATACCGCCACACAGGCGCCACATCCGATACAGGATGCGGCATCAAAAGCGGCTTCCGCTTCCGGCGATCCAACAGGGATACTATTTGCCTCCGGCGCCTGGCCGGTATTCACCGCAATATAGCCGCCAGACTGAATGATCCGGTCGAAGGCAGAACGATCTACTTTCAGATCACATTTCACAGGAAAAGCCGTAGCTCTGAATGGCTCCACAACAATCTCCTCATTGTCGCTAAACGTTCGCATATGCAACTGACATGTGGTGGTATTTTTCAATGGCCCATGTGCCCGGCCATTGATCATCACGCCACATTGCCCGCAGATCCCTTCGCGGCAGTCGTGGTCAAACTCCACCGGGCGTTTGCCTTCATTCAGCAGCTGCTCGTTCAGCGTATCCAACATCTCCAGGAACGACATATGCGGATTTACATCTTTCAATACATATTGCTCCATCCTACCCGGATCAGACATATTCTCCTGCCTCCATATTTTTAAGCGTATGTGCATAACCGTTAGTTTTATTTATAACTTCTGACACTCGGTGTCACATATTCAAACTGAAGCACTTCTTTGTGTAAAACCGGTTCCTGTGTTTCGCCTTTCCATTCCCAGGCAGATATAAAAGCATAGTCTTTATCATTACGCAATGCTTCTCCATCCGGTGTCTGGTATTCCACACGGAAGTGCGCGCCGCAGGATTCGTTACGGGTAAGTGCATCATAGCACATCAATTCTCCCAGCTCCAGGTAATCAGCCACCCTGCCGGCTTTTTCAAGCTCGCTGTTGATGCCGTAACCACCAGGTATGTAGAGCCGCTGCCAGAATTCCTCACGTAATGAAACAATTTCCTGAATGGCTGTTTCCAATCCTTCTTTAGAGCGACTGAGTCCACACTTATCGTAGAGGATCTTTCCCAATGTTTTATGGAAGTGGTCTGCACTCAGGTTTCCCTGAATTCCCATCAACCGCTGCAACTGCTGATGTACATGTTCCTCCGCCGAAGCAAAAGCTGCGTCCCGCACATCCACCGGACCAGATCTGATCTCATCTGCCAGGTAGTTTGCCATCGTACCGGGTGCGATAAAATAACCATCCACACAGGCTTGTAACAGGGAATTAGCACCGAGGCGATTGGCGCCGTGATCGGCAAAATTGGCCTCTCCCAGGGCGAATAATCCTGGTATGGTAGTCATCAGGCCATAGTCGACCCATAACCCGCCCATGGAAAAATGTGCTGCCGGCGATATTTTCATGGGTTCTTTGTAAGCATTAACGCCCGTAATCTTCTCATACATCCGGAAAAGATTACCGTATTTCTTTGCGATAGCACCCTCTCCCTGATCTGCAATTGCCTTTGAAAAATCGAGGTACACCGCATTTTTTAATGGCCCCACACCAAAGCCGACATCAATCCGTTCCTTAGCCGCCCGCGATGCAATATCGCGCGGCGACAGGTTCCCGAATGCAGGATACCGGCGCTCCAGGTAATAATCCCTTTCTTCTTCCGGTATCTGGTTAGGATCCCGCTGTTCATCTTTATTCTTCGGCACCCAGATTCGTCCATCGTTACGTAACGATTCCGACATCAGGGTTAATTTCGACTGGTACTCGCCCGACTGTGGCAGACTTGTAGGATGAATCTGCGTCCAGCTGGGATTGGCAATGAAGGCACCACGTTTATGGGCTCTCCAGATAGCAGATCCATTACACCCCATGGCTAATGTAGACAGGTAGTATATTTTCCCGAACCCGCCGGTAGCCAGCACTACAGCGTGCGCACCATGCCGTTCCAGTTCGCCGGTATCCATATTCCTGACAATGATCCCTCTTGCTTTTCCTTCTGACACCACCAGGTCGAGCATTTCATGCCGCGCGAATAATTGTACAGTACCAGCAGCCACCTGACGCATTAACGCCTGATAAGCTCCCAGTAACAGCTGCTGCCCGGTTTGTCCTCTTGCATAAAATGTGCGTGAAACCTGTACACCGCCAAAGGAACGGTTATTCAGATATCCTCCGTATTCGCGGCCAAACGGAACACCCTGCGCCACCGCCTGATCTATCAGGCTCGCGCTGCATTCTGCCAGCCGGTATACATTCGCTTCCCGTGAACGGAAATCACCTCCTTTGATGGTATCATAGAACATGCGAAAAACACTGTCGCCATCATTCTTATAATTCTTACAGGCATTCACGCCACCCTGTGCCGCCACAGAATGGGCACGCCGGGGAGAGTCCTGGAAACAAAAACTCTTCACGCTGTACCCCATCTCCCCCAGCGAAGCGGCTACAGCACTTCCTGCCAGCCCGGTACCTACTACAATGATCTGTAATTTCTTCCTGTTGGCCGGGTTCACCAGCTTTGCATGTGACTTATAATAGCTCCACTTGTCTTCCAGCGGCCCTTCCGGTATCTTAGCATCCAGCATAAGCAACTATTTTAAGAAATGAACATAAACCGGCATTGCAGCAAATCCTGTACAAATAACAATGCTAAATACCCAACCGAAAATCCTTATCCATTTTGCGTAGCGGGGATGATAAAGCCCCAGTGTTCTGGCTGCACTAAAAAATCCATGCAACAAATGGTAACAGAGTGCCACCATGCACAATATGTATAGCAGCACATACCAGAGCTCACTGTATGCACTTACTACCAATACATACAGATCCTTGTGCCCGTCGGCGTCGAGAGGCACTTTCCCGAACTTATAAACGTACCAGAAGTCACGCAGATGAATCACCAGGAAAATCAGGATAACAGTACCTAACAAGCCCATATTCCGGCTGTACCACTTACTAACAGCCCCTCGTTTATCGTAACGATACCGTACTTTCCCAGCCTTGTTATTCGTGATTGTAATGATTACTGCATATACGACATGAGCAATAATGCTGGCGTAGAGTATATAGGAGATGACCATGATGATGATGTTCTCCGACAGGATATGCGAATACAGGTTAAACTGCCGGTGGGCACGTTCTTCCGGCAAAAACAGCTGCAGGTTTCCTAGTAAATGTATGACGAGGAACAGGCAAAGAAACAGTCCTGTTAATGCCATCCAATTCTTTCTCGACAGTGTTTGTTGTTTCCATCGACCCATAAAAGTTTTTTTAGCACGATTATTTACCAGATACCTAATACTTTCCACCAGCCGCCGCCAATTCCCATCCAGATAACGATCAGCACTATACTTAAAATGAACCCGTTTTTCCACCAGTCTTTCAGTTCTACATAAGTACTGCCGAAGAATACCGGCGCCGGGCCATGCCCATAATGCGTGAGCGTACCAAATATCCCTCCGCAGAAACCAAGTACCAATGCCAGCAATGTACCGGGGATCCCTACAGATACTCCAACACCGAGGAATGCGGAATACATCGCAGCCACATGAGCAGTGGCACTTGCGAAAATGTAATGGCTGTAGAAATACACCAGCACAATAATGGGGAACGCCACCGTCCAGGTCATGTCCCCTACCTGCCGCCGGATCTGCTCACTGAACCAGGGAATAAATCCGAGCGAATTCAGGAAGCTGGCCATCATTACCAGTGCAGAAAACCAAACGATCGTATCCCAGGCGCCCTTCTCCGACTTTACATCTTCCCAGGTAAGCACCTGCGACAACAGCAGGAATACCAGGCCTATCAGCGCAGTGGTAGTGGCATCAATCCCAAACATATCTCCCGTAATCCACAGGAATAACAGGATTACAAATGCAAGCAGCATCAGCCATTCATTTTTTTGTACCGGCCCCATTTCCTTCAGCTTCTCTGCTGCCATAGCCGGCGCATCGCCGGTGGATTTCAATTCGGGCGGATATATTTTATATAATACCCACGGCACCACTATCACAGAGAGCAAGGCTGGAAGAATTGCTGCCACAAACCACGACATCCAGGTGATCTCTATTCCTATATTCTTCGCAAATTTCTGACACATAGGATTGCTGGCTGTACCAGTTAAAAACATGGAAGAAGTGATAAGGTTCATGTTATAACTGCTCAACGTAAGATAACCTCCCAGCTTCCTGTGGGTAGCAGGTTCTTCAGGTACGGAGCCGAAATTGATTGCCATTGATTTCATGATAGGGTAAATAATCCCGCCTCCGCGTGCCGTATTGCTGGGCACTGCCGGCGCCAGTACAAGATCCGCCAGCCCCAGGCCGTAAGCCAGTCCCAGGGAGCTTCTGCCAAATACGCGAATGAACAAATAAGCAATCCGTTTCCCCAATCCTGTTTTAATAAATCCCCTGGCAATAAAGAAAGAAATCCCTATCAGCCAGATCACTTTATCTCCGAAGCTGCTCAGGGCCAGTGTGATCGATTTTCCGGGATTACCCGGTGCCAGTACGCCGGAAACCGCCACCAGCGTAATCGCCAGCATCGACATGGTACCCATACTTGCCGCCTTCATAATAATCCCCACTATGGTAGCCAGGAAAATAGCCAACAGATGCCAGGCTTCCGGGGTCACTCCCTGTGGCGCCGGAATAAACCAGATGATCAGCCCTATGGCGAGTGTAATCAAAAGTTGAGGGTACTTGATCTCTTTCATATCAGTTATTGTTAAAACCTGCATTGCACCTGGGCTATCAGCAGATTGCTGTTATGAGTTTTTGTTCCGGGGATATCTTTATTATACTGATCTATCTGCATGCCTAACTGTATCCTGCCTCCGTAATCTTTCAGGAATGCCAGGCTTATCATGGGAATATAGGAGTTGCGCACTACTCCGTCGTGTTGCCTGCTTTCATTGAAATACTCATACCTCATGGAAAGTTCTATAGAAGTAAGCTTATGGTATTGGATTTTATACCGGAGATTGGGAAGCACATAGATGCCTCCCATAATGTATTCATTGAGTGGATTGATCTTACGGATGCTATCCGGCAGCGCATAATACAATTGATGGTTATTACCCTGTTTGTATTCTGATTGCAACTGCAGATCCCATTTTTCAGCCAGTGGCAACACCGCGCTTACATCTATCCCCATAGCATAAACGTTGTGACGCTTCACGGCACCAAAGCCGCCGTTCAATCCTACCGATAACTTTTCCATGTTCCCAAACTCCAGGCGGGCAGTGCCCAGTTTGCCATTATCATTATCGGATATCTGATTACGGTTATTTCCGTTAACCACGGAAACGGCGTATTTCATGGGCACGCTGCTGTTTTTGTTGAATGCACCAAACATGGAAACTCCGATCTGAAAGCTCTGCCATCCGTTGCTGCCGAAAGCATAATATTGATTGGAAAAATCCATGGATTGGATAATGTCCACCGGATACAGATCTTCCAATCCGAATGAAGGCCTGAACTGGCCTATTGTAAAGTTAATGGCATCATTCCAGCGATAAGAAACGAAGGCGTTTTCCAGGACTTTTCCTTTTGTATCGCCGGAGAACTCTGCCAGGTTAATCAGCACTGCAGCAGTAAAGCGATCGCTCACCTGTGCCCGTGCCTGCAAACGGGCACGCTTAATACTAAAGCTGTTGCGCACCACTTCGTCCGCGTTCGGCTGATGTGTGGCGTTTACATCCACATCCTTCACCATCGATATGGTGTACCTGGCCTGAAAAACTCCGCCAAAGGATATTTTTTTTATAAACTGTTTGAGTGGCTTAACCGCCGTGTCTTTTACTGTACTATCGCCGGGAAGTCCGGTCTCCGGCCATTCCAACGCATACCCGCAAGTACAGATAAGCAATAATAAGGAGGATAGTAGAAATCGTTTATGCATACCCGGTTATTAGAAGTCGGTGGAGAATACAGGAGGATAACACACCGGGCCGGGAAAAAGTTCAGGAGGAAACCGGCATTAATGGCGAAGGCCTGAGTGAATGATATCATTGTTTATCATTCACTCAGGCCTTCGCCATTAATGCCGGGTTCTTAAATTCCTGCTACTTCACCAGTTTCAGTTCATTGATAATATTCTTCGCACCACCGAGTTTTTCAACGCACCACAGTACGTAGCGTATATCTACGCAGATAGTACGATTGTACTCAGCGTCGAACTGAATCTTATGGCTGAGGGCTTCGTAGTTACCATCGAACGCCAGGCCGATCAGTTCTCCGTTTCCATTGATCACAGGAGAGCCGGAGTTTCCACCGGTGATGTCGTTGGTAGTAATGAAGCCTACAACGATATCATTGCGTTTAGCATCTTTATACTGGCCAAAATCTTTTTTGTTATACAGGTCGAGATAATTAGCCGGCAGATCGAACTCATAATCACCAGGTACATATTTCTCCATCCCTCCTTTCATGGTGGTTACATAATCGTAATGTACGGCATCACGAGGTGCATATGGTTTTACCTGACCATAACTAACCCGCATGGTAAAGTTCGCATCAGGGTACCTGTTGCCGTTAGGGCTCATCTCCATTACGCCTTTCAGGTAGGCACGGCCGAGGTCATTGATTTTGCTGTTGAACTGGTTGTATAAAGGCAGATATTTACCAATATAATTCTTCACAAAAGCACCTGAATAGGCAAATACAGGATCATTCTGCAGTGTTACCGCGTCGGGGTTGGCAAGGAAAGCTTTCCATTTGGCATCATCAAAGATCATGGTGTTGTTCATCAGGGAAGTAGCCCAGAGACGGTAGGTATTGTCATCGTCCAGGGAACCGAACTTTGATTTGAGGCCTTCGTAAAAACCAATAGGGTGCTGGTCTTTTGCGATGTCGGTATAATACATATGGCAGGTAGCCGCCAGTATTTTCTGATCGCTTGGTTTATTTTCACCTTCCAGGAATGTTTTACGTGCTTTATCCGCAGCATCGAGCGCTTGTTTCACAGCATCTTTGGGAGCACCCGGAGTAGTCAGTGCTTTTTCCACACTCATCAGAGATCCGGCAAAGCCAGCCACAGGGGAGCCAAGGATACCTTCAGTCAGGTATATACGTTGTTTAGCATAGGGAGTCCATGCTTTGTAAGCATCTTCATAAGACGACAAAATATTCGCAAACTCAGGTTTTCCCTGTGCCCATTTGGCAAATGCAGCTTCCTGTTTTTGTTTGTCTGCCAATACGCCATGTTTTTCCAGCTGTTTGGTTTCTCCATCGAAGAATTTCCAGTAGTTGGCGATACCGGCATAAGAAGAAGCTAACTGCAGTTTTACAGCAGGATCTTTCTTCATCTGCTCAAACATGGCTTTCAGTCTCGCATCGCGCAGATTTACCACAGAAGGATTTTCGATGCTGGTTTTCAGTTTCACACCGTAAGAGGTTTCATAACGATTGGTACCACCGGGGTAACCGAATATCATTGCGTAATCGTTTTCCTTAACCCCTTTGATGGATACCGGCAGGAAGTGTTTGGGTTTTAACGGTACGTTGTCGGCCGCATATGGTGCGGGCTTACCATCTTTACTGGTATATACACGGAAAATGGAGAAGTCGCCGGTATGACGGGGCCATTCCCAGTTATCGGTATCACCGCCGAATTTACCCACACTTTCAGGAGGCGCTCCTACGAGGCGTACATCTTTAAAACGTTCATAAACAAACAGCAGATACTGGTTGCCTTTGAACATAGGTACCACTTTAGCTTCATAATCAGTGTTAGCGATGGCTTTGGTGATAATTTCACCAAAAACAGATTGTTCTTTCTGAGCCCGGGCAGTGCCGTCCAGGCCTTTCACCGCCTCTTCCACTTCTTTGCTGACATCTTCCACTTTCACGAGGAACTGAACAGAAAGTTGAGGAGAAGATATTTCTTCCTGTTTATTTTTTGCGTAGAATCCGTTTTTGAGATAGTTATGTTCTACAGAACTGGCTGCTGCAATGGCGCCGTAACCACAGTGGTGATTGGTGAATATCAGGCCTTCATTGCTTACAATTTCTCCCGTACAACCACCACCAAAAATAATGATAGCATCTTTCAGAGAGGCTTTGTTGATACTGTACAACTGTTCTTTGGTCAATTTGAGTCCTTTTTTCACCATGTCGTTGTACGTTTGTTGCCCCAATAAATAAGGCAACCACATGCCCTCATCTGCTTTGGCCCATTTTATACATACACCAAGCAGTAAGAGCAAAACCAGTAGTTTTTTTCTCATATTAAGTCAGGTTTTGTTTTAAGGATCTCAAACCTAGCTATTTTTTCGTTACCGGGCGTAGTTATAAGGTACCAGTGGCCTGAATTATGTAAGAAATATTTCTATATGACAGACGGATGAACCAAAAAACTGGAATATGATTTGATAAATGGGGGCCGGTTATAATGCTATGCCAGGATTTCCAATTAACTTAAAAACTGTACAGACTATGAAAAAGATATTTTTGCTGGTGGGTATGGCTATCCTCTTTGCCTGTAATGAAAACCGCGAACAACAGGAAAAGAAGAAAGAAATAAAAGATAGCATGCAGCAGGCGGCAGAAGATGTTAAATCGGCCGCCAACAATACAGAAGATTATTTAACAGCCCAGAAACAGCAGGCAGAAGATGCTATCCGGGAGCGGATCAAAGAGATAGATCAGAC
The genomic region above belongs to Chitinophaga sp. 180180018-3 and contains:
- a CDS encoding porin, encoding MHKRFLLSSLLLLICTCGYALEWPETGLPGDSTVKDTAVKPLKQFIKKISFGGVFQARYTISMVKDVDVNATHQPNADEVVRNSFSIKRARLQARAQVSDRFTAAVLINLAEFSGDTKGKVLENAFVSYRWNDAINFTIGQFRPSFGLEDLYPVDIIQSMDFSNQYYAFGSNGWQSFQIGVSMFGAFNKNSSVPMKYAVSVVNGNNRNQISDNDNGKLGTARLEFGNMEKLSVGLNGGFGAVKRHNVYAMGIDVSAVLPLAEKWDLQLQSEYKQGNNHQLYYALPDSIRKINPLNEYIMGGIYVLPNLRYKIQYHKLTSIELSMRYEYFNESRQHDGVVRNSYIPMISLAFLKDYGGRIQLGMQIDQYNKDIPGTKTHNSNLLIAQVQCRF
- a CDS encoding S46 family peptidase, with protein sequence MRKKLLVLLLLLGVCIKWAKADEGMWLPYLLGQQTYNDMVKKGLKLTKEQLYSINKASLKDAIIIFGGGCTGEIVSNEGLIFTNHHCGYGAIAAASSVEHNYLKNGFYAKNKQEEISSPQLSVQFLVKVEDVSKEVEEAVKGLDGTARAQKEQSVFGEIITKAIANTDYEAKVVPMFKGNQYLLFVYERFKDVRLVGAPPESVGKFGGDTDNWEWPRHTGDFSIFRVYTSKDGKPAPYAADNVPLKPKHFLPVSIKGVKENDYAMIFGYPGGTNRYETSYGVKLKTSIENPSVVNLRDARLKAMFEQMKKDPAVKLQLASSYAGIANYWKFFDGETKQLEKHGVLADKQKQEAAFAKWAQGKPEFANILSSYEDAYKAWTPYAKQRIYLTEGILGSPVAGFAGSLMSVEKALTTPGAPKDAVKQALDAADKARKTFLEGENKPSDQKILAATCHMYYTDIAKDQHPIGFYEGLKSKFGSLDDDNTYRLWATSLMNNTMIFDDAKWKAFLANPDAVTLQNDPVFAYSGAFVKNYIGKYLPLYNQFNSKINDLGRAYLKGVMEMSPNGNRYPDANFTMRVSYGQVKPYAPRDAVHYDYVTTMKGGMEKYVPGDYEFDLPANYLDLYNKKDFGQYKDAKRNDIVVGFITTNDITGGNSGSPVINGNGELIGLAFDGNYEALSHKIQFDAEYNRTICVDIRYVLWCVEKLGGAKNIINELKLVK